Within the Verrucomicrobiia bacterium genome, the region GCGTGGCAAAACCGGTGAATGGGTTGGTTCCATCATCGGCCCTGCTGCACTCGCCGCTTTGCTTTTGCGCCAAACGAACACTCATCCCGCCAGCATTCTTCTTCTCTTCGGTGTGATCGTGCTTCACTCCCTCGGTTACTTCGCCGGTGATAGCTTGTATCATTGGGTCAAGAGTCCTTCAGGAATTGAAACACTTTCTTCCCTTTCCAAAACCGACCGCTTCAAACTCGGCGCAATGCTCTGGGGTTTCGCTTACGGTCTCGGCCTCGGCAGTGCCTTAGGTTTGATCCTCCACCAGATCGCCACGCAACCTCCGCGCGAGAAACTCCCTCCCGCCAGCCCTTTAACCACTTGAGCCATGGCCCGTTTACTCATCCTCGCCACACTTCTGTTGCACCTAAGCGCCTTCGCCCAGAGCAACGTTCCCGACATCATCTTCTACGGCGGCAAGGTCGTGACCGTCGATGCGAAGTTCACCGTCACCGAAGCCCTCGCCATCAAGCAGGGCAAGATCCTCGCCGTGGGTGATAACGACGACGTCCTCCCGCTCGGCAAGCCCGGCACCAAGCTCATCGATCTCCACGGCAAGATGCTCCTGCCCGGCCTCATCGATTCCCACGTGCATCCCGCCGCCGCGATGACCGAGTTCGATCACCTCATCCCGGACATGGAGACCATTCAGGACGTGCTCGATTACTTCGCTGCTCGCGCGAAGATCGTTCCCGCAGGCGAATGGCTCGAACTCCAACAAGTCTTCATCACGCGCCTGCAAGAGCAGCGTTATCCCACTCGTGAGGAACTCGACCGCGTCGCACCGAAACATCCCATCTACTTCCGCACCGGTCCCGATGCCATGCTCAACACCCTCGCACTCAAGCTCAGCGGCATCGATCGCGATTTCACCGTGAAGGACGGAGGCCCCGGTTACCTTGAAAAGGATGCTCAAGGCGAACCCACTGGACTCCTGCGCGGCATCACGCGTTATGCGAAGGTAAAGTCCTCCGGCAAATCGCCTACCGAGGCCGACACCTATTCGCGCACCCGCGAACTCTTTCGCGGCTACAACGAAATCGGCATCACCGCCGTGGGCGATCGCGGCGCGAACCAAGCCTCCCTCGATCGTTACCAACAGATGCGTGATCAGGGCGATCTCTCCGTGCGACTCGCCCTCTCGCACACGTTCCCCACCATCGGTTCCATGGAGAAGATTCTCGCAGCCATCGACCAGATCGGCATGCATCCCTTGCGGAAAGACGATCCGTGGGTTCACCTCATCGGCACGAAGATTTGGCTCGATGGCGGCATGCTCACCGGCAGCGCCTACATGCTCCAGCCTTGGGGCAAGAGCGAGATGTATGGCATCACCGATGCCGCATATAAAGGCGTGCTCAACGTCCCCCGCGATCAACTCCTGAAGATGGTCCAGCGCGCCGCGCAACACGGCCTGCAATTCACCGCTCACTCCGTCGGCGATGGCGCTGTCGAGACCCTCATGAGCGTTTACGAAGAGGTGAACAAAGAGAAAACGATCAAAGACCTCCGCCTCTGCGTCACCCACTCGAACTTCATGACCCACGACGCCATCGCGAAAGCCGCCCAGCTCGGCGTCGTCGTGGATATCCAGCCCGCCTGGCTTTACCTCGATACCCGCACCCTCGTGAAACAATTCGGCTACGATCGCCTCCGCTATTTCCAACCCCTCAGCAGCCTCTTCGCTGCGGGCGTCATCGCGGGTGGCGGCTCCGATCACATGCAAAAGATCGGCTCCCTGCGCTCCATCAATCCCTACAATCCCTTCCTCGGTATGTGGACCACCATCACCCGTTCAGCCAAGTGGTATGACGGCCAGCTCCACCCCGAAGAAGCTTTGACCCGCGAGCAAGCCATCCAATTCTACACCCGCAACAACGCCCACCTCCTCTTCTGGGAAGACGAGATCGGCTCCCTCGAACCCGGCAAACGCGCCGACTTCATCGTAGTCGACCGCGACCTCCTCACGTGCCCCATCAACGACCTGAAAGACACTCAAGTCTTGCAAACGTGGGTCGAAGGCAAGCAAGTATATAAGAAGTAACCGGTTCAAAGGCCGACACAAGGAACACGCACATGCCCACACCACCGCCACTTCCGCCCTCACCACAACCGCCGCCGTTATCCGTAAAAACACCTTCGTCCAAGAGCAAATGGGTGAAGATCCAGATCGCGTTCTTCACCATCGCCTTTCTCTTCGCCGCCTTCATCGGCTATCGCGCAGTGCAGTTCAGAGCTTATATGCAAAATAATTCGCTGGCCAAAGACCCCGGGGCCGAAGCGATCTCTGAGGCCGCCAAACTAATCATGAGCTCCCGA harbors:
- a CDS encoding amidohydrolase, whose product is MARLLILATLLLHLSAFAQSNVPDIIFYGGKVVTVDAKFTVTEALAIKQGKILAVGDNDDVLPLGKPGTKLIDLHGKMLLPGLIDSHVHPAAAMTEFDHLIPDMETIQDVLDYFAARAKIVPAGEWLELQQVFITRLQEQRYPTREELDRVAPKHPIYFRTGPDAMLNTLALKLSGIDRDFTVKDGGPGYLEKDAQGEPTGLLRGITRYAKVKSSGKSPTEADTYSRTRELFRGYNEIGITAVGDRGANQASLDRYQQMRDQGDLSVRLALSHTFPTIGSMEKILAAIDQIGMHPLRKDDPWVHLIGTKIWLDGGMLTGSAYMLQPWGKSEMYGITDAAYKGVLNVPRDQLLKMVQRAAQHGLQFTAHSVGDGAVETLMSVYEEVNKEKTIKDLRLCVTHSNFMTHDAIAKAAQLGVVVDIQPAWLYLDTRTLVKQFGYDRLRYFQPLSSLFAAGVIAGGGSDHMQKIGSLRSINPYNPFLGMWTTITRSAKWYDGQLHPEEALTREQAIQFYTRNNAHLLFWEDEIGSLEPGKRADFIVVDRDLLTCPINDLKDTQVLQTWVEGKQVYKK